DNA sequence from the Candidatus Fluviicola riflensis genome:
CAAATGAGCTTGCAAAAGCGATCCGGGCGGTAGACATGAAGGCGATGTCTGCGGAAGAACATGCAGCCTGGATGAAAATCGAAAAAGGCCTGCTGATGCATGCTGAGCATATAGGTGAAACAAAGGACATTGAACACCAGCGCGAACATTTCGTCTTGTTGTCAAAGAATCTCTATTCGGTTGTAAAAGTGCTCAAAGCCGATCAAACGATCTATTACCAGCATTGCCCGATGTACAATGGTGGGGCGGACTGGCTGAGTAAAGAAAATGCTGTAAAGAATCCGTACTACGGCAGTTCGATGTTAACGTGCGGAAAAACAACCGAGACAATCAAGTAAGCCGATGAAGATCTATATCAAAAACATGGTCTGCGACCGTTGCAAAATGGTTGTGAAGTCCGAGCTCGAACAGCTCGGGCTTTTACCAATAAAGGTAGAACTTGGAGAAGTGGAACTGAAAGAAGAATTGAGCGATGAAGACAAAGAGCAGATAAACATCCGTTTTCGTGAGTTGGGCTTCGAGCTCATAGATGATAAGAAAAGCAGGTTAATCGAACGGGTAAAGAATCTGGTTGTAGAGCTGGTCCATCATTCGAATGAGCAGCTTAACGTGAATGTATCGGATTACCTTGTACAACACATTCCAATGGAATACAAATACCTTAGCAACCTGTTTTCGGAAGTCGAAGGCACGACCATCGAGAAGTTCTACATTGCTCAACGCGTAGAGCGGGTGAAAGAATTGTTGGTCTACGACGAGCTTTCACTGAGTGAGATCGCTGATCGTATGGGCTACAGCAGTGTGGCATATCTAAGCACACAATTCAAAAAAGTGGTGGGCCTGACCCCCAGCCATTTCAAGAGTATCAAGGCGGCTAAACGCCAGTCGCTGGATCTTTTGTAAAAGTCATAACTCTATCAGAAAATATCATAACAATCCCTCATCGTTTCCGCCTCACCTTTGTGTTATAAAATGGAAACTATGGAAACAACAGATCGCAATATGCTTTACATCCCGCTCGAAGGAGTGGAAAATGAGCATTGTGCAATGATCGTTGACAACGGATTGAAAGAGCTCGAGGGCGTGACCACGCATAAAGTCGAGCTGAACAACAACCGTGCGATCATCAACGAAACAAAAGCGTTCAATATCCTGCCGAACGCCGTAAAGGCTATTCGTGACCTCGGTTATGGCGTCACAACCGTGAAAAAGAATTTCCCGGTATTGAACATGACCTGCGCATCTTGTGCAATCAGCGCTCAAACCATCCTCGAAAGCACCAAAGGCGTTGTCGGAATATCAGTGAATTATGCCAATAACATGGCAGCTGTGGAGTACATTCCCACCATTACGAATCCGAAAGAGTTGCAGACAGTTATACGATCTATCGGATACGACCTGATGATTGATGAAACAGAATCCGCGCACGACACGCTCGAAGAGCTGCACAGTCAAAAGTTCCGCAGGCTGAAAAATAAAACTTTTGGCGCAATTCTTTTTTCGGTTCCGGTAGTGGTCATTGGTATGTTCTTTATGGACATGCCTTATGCGAATTACATCATGTGGGTGCTTTCAACACCGGTGGTTGTCTGGCTCGGTAAGGATTTCTTCATTAATGCCTGGAAACAGGCGAAGCACCGCTCGGCCAATATGGATACACTCGTTGCACTCAGTACAGGCATCGCTTACCTGTTCAGCGTTTTTAATACCTTGTTCATGGAAGTCTGGCACAAACAAGGTTTACATGCACACGTCTATTTCGAAGCAGCAACGGTCGTAATTGCATTTATCCTACTGGGCAAACTGCTCGAAGAAAAAGCAAAAGGGAATACATCTTCCGCGTTGAAAAAGCTGATTGGTTTGCAGCCGAATACAGTAACAATTGTGAACGCCAACGGAGAGTCGGAAGAGATTCCAATCGTGAAAGTTGCCATCGGTGACACTATCCTTGTAAAACCCGGTGAAAAGATTGCGGTGGACGGTAAGGTCATTTCCGGAAAGTCATTCGTTGATGAAAGTATGCTGAGCGGTGAGCCGCTGGCAGTTGAAAAAACGGAAGGCTCCGAGGTCTTTGCGGGAACCATCAACCAGAAAGGAAGCTTTCATTTCAAAACCGAAAAAGTGGGTGATGCAACGATGCTCGGGCAGATCATTAAAATGGTTCAGGATGCGCAAGGCAGCAAAGCTCCTGTGCAGAAACTCGTCGACAAGATCGCCGGAATCTTTGTTCCTGTGGTATTGGGCATTTCTATACTAACGCTTATCCTATGGGTAATACTTGGTGGTGACAACGGCTGGACCCAGGGAATCCTTTCGCTGGTAACTGTTCTTGTAATCGCCTGTCCGTGTGCGCTCGGATTGGCAACACCAACGGCAATTATGGTCGGTGTAGGTAAAGGGGCCGAGAACGGCATCTTGATAAAAGATGCAGAAAGCCTTGAGCTTGGATGCAAAGTGAATGCCGTTGTATTGGACAAAACGGGAACAATTACCGAAGGAAAACCGAAGGTTACCGGAATTGAATGGCTGAACAATGACACGTCATCCCAATCGGTTTTGTACAGTATCGAAAAACAATCCGAGCACCCGCTCGCGGAATCAGTGATAAGATACCTGGAGCAGAGCGAATCTCTTCCGGTTTATCATTTCGAAAGCATCACCGGATTCGGAGCCAAGGCCGAAGTGAACGACAAAACCTATTTCGTGGGGAACAAGACATTGCTGGATCAGAACCAGATTACGATCGCTAAGGAATTACTGGCTACCGCAAATGTGTGGTTGACCGAAGCGAAAACAGTCATTTTCTTTGCTGATATTCGGCAAGCGCTCGCAGTAGTGGCTATTTCTGACGAAATCAAGGAAACATCCGTCGAGGCAATTCGCCAACTGAAACAATCAGGTATCGAGGTATATATGCTCACCGGTGACAACACTCAAACAGCGAAAGCTATAGCAGCAAAAACGGGGATTGATCATTACAGAGCCGAAGTACTTCCTGCGGATAAATCTGCCTTTGTAAAACAGTTGCAGGCTGAAGGAAAAATCGTCGCAATGGTTGGCGACGGAATCAACGACAGCAATGCACTCACACAGGCCGATGTCAGCATTGCAATGGGCAAAGGCAGCGATATTGCCATGGACGTTGCACGCATGGTCATCATTTCATCCGATCTGACCAAAATTCCGATTGCATTCAAACTGTCGAAGCAAACGGTATCGGCCATCAGGCAAAACCTGTTCTGGGCGTTCATCTATAATGTGATTGGTATTCCAATAGCAGCCGGAGCGCTCTATCCTGTCAACGGATTCTTACTAAATCCAATGATCGCTGGTGCAGCGATGACATTGAGCTCATTGAGCGTTGTCAGCAACAGCTTGTTGTTGAAATTCAGAAAGTTAAATAAGTCGTAAAAGTTATAAATCGTTCAGAAAATATCATAACGCCTGGTTGCTCTGAAAACAGAAACTTTGTAACCGGCAAGCTGATCGCAAAATTCGGTTTTAAGATTTCCGATTGGCATTCATTCTTATCAGTGGTATTGTACCTTATTTCTTTAATCACAATTAAACAACATAAATAGAATCATGGAAACATTGAAATTCAAAACAACGATCAAATGTGCAGGATGCATGGAAAAAATCACTCCGTTCATGGATGAAAAACTTTCACGTGAAGAGTGGAACGTTGACATTTTCACTCCTTCAAAGGTTCTTACGGTTATTTCCGATAAAGTTACGGCTGAAGAAGTAGAATCGACGGTAAAAAAGGCGGGCTTTCAAATAGAACGTATCAACGAATAAAAGCAGTCCAAAATTCTCCTTTCGTGATTGCAGTAAAGGTATAAATGACGTAAATTGTAGGTGATGAAAAAACGACTATTAATAATTGTGGGGGTATTGATGCACGTTGCGGCCCTGGCCCAGAAAACCGTGCGATACGATTTGTACGTCAGGGATACGACCGTGAATTTTACCGGAAAAGAGCGTCATGCTTACTCCGTTAACGGCAGCATACCAATGCCCGAGCTGCATTTTACGGAAGGAGATACTGCTGAGATCTGGATTCACAATGAGCTGAAAACCGAAACATCCATTCATTGGCACGGTTTGATTCTTCCCAACGAGCAGGACGGTGTTCCGTATCTGACAACAGCACCCATCAAAGCAGGCACAACGCACTTGTATAAGTTTCCACTGGTTCAGAACGGAACGTATTGGTACCATTCACATACCGGTTTGCAGGAACAGGGCGGAATGTACGGAGCATTCATTATTCATAGGCAAAATGAACCGAAAATGCCTGAATACACAATTGTTCTCAGCGACTGGACAGATATGAAACCGTTTGAAGTACATCGCAGGCTGCACATGGCGAACGACTGGTCTGCCATCAAGAAAGCATCTGTTCAGAAAGGAGCGGTTCAAAGTTATGCCGATGCCATTGCAGCCGGCAGCTTTAAGACCAAAGTGGGCAACGAATGGAAACGCATGCTGGCGATGGATGTCAGCGATGTATACTACGACAAGTTCCTGACGAACGGACAGCC
Encoded proteins:
- a CDS encoding copper-translocating P-type ATPase translates to METTDRNMLYIPLEGVENEHCAMIVDNGLKELEGVTTHKVELNNNRAIINETKAFNILPNAVKAIRDLGYGVTTVKKNFPVLNMTCASCAISAQTILESTKGVVGISVNYANNMAAVEYIPTITNPKELQTVIRSIGYDLMIDETESAHDTLEELHSQKFRRLKNKTFGAILFSVPVVVIGMFFMDMPYANYIMWVLSTPVVVWLGKDFFINAWKQAKHRSANMDTLVALSTGIAYLFSVFNTLFMEVWHKQGLHAHVYFEAATVVIAFILLGKLLEEKAKGNTSSALKKLIGLQPNTVTIVNANGESEEIPIVKVAIGDTILVKPGEKIAVDGKVISGKSFVDESMLSGEPLAVEKTEGSEVFAGTINQKGSFHFKTEKVGDATMLGQIIKMVQDAQGSKAPVQKLVDKIAGIFVPVVLGISILTLILWVILGGDNGWTQGILSLVTVLVIACPCALGLATPTAIMVGVGKGAENGILIKDAESLELGCKVNAVVLDKTGTITEGKPKVTGIEWLNNDTSSQSVLYSIEKQSEHPLAESVIRYLEQSESLPVYHFESITGFGAKAEVNDKTYFVGNKTLLDQNQITIAKELLATANVWLTEAKTVIFFADIRQALAVVAISDEIKETSVEAIRQLKQSGIEVYMLTGDNTQTAKAIAAKTGIDHYRAEVLPADKSAFVKQLQAEGKIVAMVGDGINDSNALTQADVSIAMGKGSDIAMDVARMVIISSDLTKIPIAFKLSKQTVSAIRQNLFWAFIYNVIGIPIAAGALYPVNGFLLNPMIAGAAMTLSSLSVVSNSLLLKFRKLNKS
- a CDS encoding AraC family transcriptional regulator encodes the protein MKIYIKNMVCDRCKMVVKSELEQLGLLPIKVELGEVELKEELSDEDKEQINIRFRELGFELIDDKKSRLIERVKNLVVELVHHSNEQLNVNVSDYLVQHIPMEYKYLSNLFSEVEGTTIEKFYIAQRVERVKELLVYDELSLSEIADRMGYSSVAYLSTQFKKVVGLTPSHFKSIKAAKRQSLDLL